The following proteins are co-located in the Sphingopyxis sp. YR583 genome:
- the dacB gene encoding D-alanyl-D-alanine carboxypeptidase/D-alanyl-D-alanine endopeptidase, with translation MTPSIRRLALASALALSLTAAHAQTGPAPASLRTTVEQKLAEGPAGSRFGMLVTTLEGEVLVSIAPDQRFIPASNTKMFTTAIAYAELPLLQQNAKGAGVRLEEHGGISDVVLHGRGDAVLSSADDCKTDCLQTLADAVAAKTRHVRNIVGDDSWFPDERWSPGMSWNNIQSRYGTGVSALTLDDNELVMTLKPGAIGAGPTIGASGYFTIENRVITVAGKADEIEAFRMPNSRVLYLTGTVGADVAPMTLRYGIDDPAHYAAWRLGELLHARGVRVDGTIEVRHRPLTAADDPEKRKGAAVTLPAEPAMLAELPAPSLAENMVRINKESQNLHTELMLRRVARQAGSGSIADGQAVMHKVMGEAGLPATAYHFADGSGMSSYNRISPRAAVALLSWISRQPWSMDWRATLPIAGRDGTLQSRFKGTILEGRLFAKTGSLNASRALSGYLTTRSGKTLIFSALANDMPEDTDSQATAAVDRALVAIAEAL, from the coding sequence ATGACGCCATCGATCAGACGCCTTGCCCTCGCCTCTGCCCTCGCCCTGTCGCTGACAGCGGCCCATGCGCAGACGGGCCCGGCCCCCGCGTCGCTTCGGACAACGGTCGAGCAAAAGCTGGCCGAAGGGCCCGCAGGTTCGCGCTTCGGCATGCTGGTCACGACGCTCGAAGGCGAAGTGCTGGTGTCGATCGCCCCCGACCAGCGGTTTATCCCGGCGTCGAACACCAAGATGTTCACCACCGCGATCGCTTACGCCGAACTGCCGCTGCTCCAGCAAAACGCCAAAGGCGCGGGCGTCCGACTGGAGGAGCATGGCGGCATATCCGATGTCGTCCTTCACGGCCGCGGCGACGCCGTGCTTTCGAGCGCCGACGACTGCAAGACCGACTGCCTGCAGACGCTCGCCGACGCCGTCGCCGCGAAGACGCGCCACGTGCGCAACATCGTCGGCGACGACAGCTGGTTCCCCGACGAACGCTGGAGCCCGGGGATGAGCTGGAACAATATCCAGTCGCGTTACGGGACCGGCGTGTCCGCCCTGACGCTCGACGACAATGAGCTGGTGATGACGCTCAAGCCCGGCGCAATCGGCGCCGGACCGACCATCGGGGCATCCGGCTATTTCACGATCGAAAACCGCGTCATCACCGTCGCCGGGAAAGCCGATGAAATCGAGGCGTTCCGCATGCCGAACAGCCGCGTGCTTTACCTGACCGGCACCGTCGGCGCCGACGTGGCACCGATGACGCTGCGTTATGGCATCGACGACCCGGCGCATTATGCGGCGTGGCGTCTTGGCGAGTTGCTGCACGCGCGCGGCGTGCGCGTCGACGGGACGATCGAGGTGCGCCACCGCCCGCTGACCGCCGCCGACGATCCCGAGAAGCGCAAGGGGGCAGCCGTCACCCTGCCCGCCGAACCCGCGATGCTCGCCGAACTGCCCGCGCCGTCGCTCGCCGAAAATATGGTGCGAATCAATAAGGAGAGCCAAAATCTCCATACCGAACTGATGTTGCGGCGCGTCGCGCGGCAGGCGGGTAGCGGCTCGATCGCCGACGGGCAGGCGGTGATGCACAAGGTGATGGGCGAAGCCGGGCTGCCCGCGACAGCTTATCACTTCGCCGACGGGTCGGGGATGTCATCCTATAACCGCATATCCCCACGCGCCGCGGTGGCACTGCTGAGCTGGATTTCCCGCCAGCCGTGGAGCATGGACTGGCGCGCGACGCTGCCGATCGCAGGGCGCGACGGCACGCTGCAAAGCCGCTTCAAGGGCACGATCCTCGAAGGCAGGTTGTTCGCCAAGACCGGATCGCTCAACGCATCGCGCGCGCTGTCGGGTTACCTGACGACGCGCAGCGGCAAGACTTTGATCTTCTCGGCACTCGCGAACGACATGCCCGAGGATACCGACAGCCAGGCCACCGCCGCGGTCGACCGCGCGCTCGTCGCAATCGCCGAGGCGCTTTAG
- a CDS encoding penicillin acylase family protein: protein MIQRRAFLLASVALAAMPGSLLAKPRVKGEVRKVKLSGARAPVEVVEDELGVPHVRAASLHDAFFGQGYLVARDRLFQIDMEHRRDMGRMAEAFGPRFVAADKAARLFLYRGDIDAELAALPPDVLECARGYVAGVNARIDELAADPASRPLEYAILGISPLRWDITDLVRNRGIGMGDADDEVRRAQLQARGLLDADQLMAPLRPAWNFTVPDGLDCAAVTEADLGILDPANRPAAFDPVQEAQLDPEARRSDRFALGSNAWTIAPSRSATGRPILANDPHLGIGRASPRHMCHLTAPGLDVIGAGAPGLPGIMQGHTDRFAFGRTNFHIDQTDLFILRTKQGDPGRYWHKGKWKAFETFEDEILVKGAPPERVTLRYAAGRPIVSQDAARDRAVAFATVSMLPGANQRFAIIAINLSKDWASLRQAFKLHVSPTNHHYADIDGNTGWQTIGFTPRRPKHDGLFPAPGDGDFDWAGILPVEDMPHVYNPSEGWFASANQMNLPADYPYRERIISFGWSDPFRYNRIAEVLSAQPKHRIEDSIALQHDVQSLPARALLKLLPANPSPEAAPAAALLKRWDCGVEADSAAALLYEMVMPALSTDFYDRIMPAAARDLIPSVNLSEMLRILASPDKRLGENPAASRDAIIDRALAAGWKKAVELGGPDPAGWKWGDLHRVTIAHPLAASHPAIAAAFPKIQGGRSGGDGTTPMARGFNAKRSFDVSHGASYLFVADVGAWDNSRFLLLPGQSADPRSPRYRDFYPYWLAGAMQPLWYSKAAVDRHAAVRTTLTPA from the coding sequence TTGATCCAGCGCCGCGCATTCCTGCTGGCTTCGGTTGCGCTCGCCGCAATGCCGGGAAGCCTTTTGGCGAAACCCCGGGTCAAGGGCGAGGTACGCAAAGTCAAGCTATCCGGCGCGCGCGCGCCGGTCGAGGTCGTCGAAGACGAACTGGGTGTGCCGCATGTCCGCGCCGCCTCGCTGCACGATGCCTTTTTCGGTCAGGGCTATCTGGTCGCGCGCGATCGGCTGTTCCAGATCGACATGGAGCATCGCCGCGACATGGGGCGGATGGCTGAGGCCTTCGGGCCGCGTTTCGTGGCCGCGGACAAGGCGGCGCGGCTGTTCCTCTATCGCGGCGATATCGATGCCGAACTCGCGGCGCTTCCTCCCGACGTTCTCGAATGCGCGCGGGGCTATGTCGCGGGGGTGAATGCGCGGATCGATGAACTCGCCGCCGATCCCGCAAGCCGGCCGCTCGAATATGCTATTCTCGGGATCAGCCCGCTGCGTTGGGATATTACCGACCTTGTGCGCAACCGGGGCATCGGCATGGGCGATGCCGATGACGAGGTGCGCCGCGCGCAATTGCAGGCGCGCGGACTGCTTGATGCCGACCAGTTGATGGCACCGCTGCGCCCGGCATGGAACTTCACCGTTCCCGACGGGCTCGACTGCGCGGCGGTGACCGAGGCTGACCTTGGCATATTGGATCCGGCGAACCGGCCGGCGGCGTTCGATCCGGTACAGGAAGCGCAGCTCGATCCCGAAGCGCGCCGGAGCGATCGCTTCGCGCTGGGCAGCAATGCCTGGACGATCGCGCCGTCGCGGAGCGCGACCGGGCGGCCGATCCTCGCGAACGACCCGCACCTCGGCATCGGCCGCGCCAGTCCGCGGCACATGTGCCACCTGACGGCGCCGGGGCTCGACGTCATCGGCGCGGGCGCGCCGGGGCTCCCCGGCATCATGCAGGGCCATACCGACCGTTTCGCCTTCGGCCGCACCAATTTCCACATCGACCAGACCGACCTTTTCATCCTGCGCACCAAGCAGGGCGACCCCGGCCGCTATTGGCACAAGGGCAAGTGGAAGGCATTCGAGACGTTCGAGGACGAGATTCTCGTCAAGGGGGCGCCGCCCGAACGCGTGACCTTGCGCTATGCCGCAGGCCGCCCGATCGTGTCGCAAGACGCCGCCCGCGACCGCGCGGTGGCCTTCGCCACCGTCAGCATGCTGCCCGGCGCCAACCAGCGCTTCGCGATCATTGCGATCAACCTGTCGAAGGATTGGGCCTCGTTGCGGCAGGCGTTCAAGCTGCATGTGTCGCCGACCAACCACCATTATGCCGATATCGACGGCAACACCGGCTGGCAGACGATCGGCTTCACCCCGCGCCGGCCAAAGCATGACGGGCTGTTTCCGGCCCCGGGCGATGGCGATTTCGACTGGGCGGGCATCCTGCCGGTCGAGGATATGCCTCACGTCTATAACCCCAGCGAAGGGTGGTTCGCATCGGCGAACCAGATGAACCTGCCGGCAGACTATCCGTATCGCGAAAGGATCATCAGTTTCGGCTGGAGCGACCCCTTCCGCTACAACCGCATCGCCGAGGTGCTCAGCGCGCAGCCGAAGCACCGGATCGAGGACAGCATCGCGCTCCAACACGATGTTCAGTCGCTGCCCGCACGCGCTTTGCTGAAGCTGCTCCCCGCCAACCCATCGCCGGAGGCGGCACCCGCTGCCGCATTGCTCAAGCGCTGGGATTGCGGGGTCGAGGCCGATAGCGCCGCTGCTTTGCTGTACGAAATGGTGATGCCGGCGCTGTCGACCGACTTTTACGACCGGATCATGCCCGCGGCGGCGCGCGACCTAATCCCGTCGGTCAATCTGTCCGAAATGCTGCGCATCCTTGCGTCGCCTGACAAGCGTCTTGGCGAAAATCCGGCCGCGTCGCGCGATGCGATCATCGACCGCGCGCTCGCGGCGGGATGGAAAAAGGCGGTCGAGCTCGGCGGTCCAGATCCGGCGGGTTGGAAGTGGGGCGACCTGCACCGCGTGACGATTGCGCACCCGCTGGCGGCGTCGCACCCCGCGATTGCTGCCGCCTTTCCCAAGATCCAGGGTGGACGCTCTGGCGGTGACGGCACGACGCCGATGGCGCGCGGTTTCAATGCCAAACGCAGTTTCGACGTGTCGCATGGCGCGAGCTATTTGTTCGTCGCCGACGTCGGCGCCTGGGACAACAGCCGCTTCCTGCTGCTGCCCGGCCAGTCCGCCGACCCGCGCTCGCCGCGCTATCGCGACTTTTATCCCTATTGGCTTGCGGGCGCGATGCAGCCCCTGTGGTACAGCAAGGCGGCGGTCGACCGGCACGCCGCCGTGCGCACGACGTTGACGCCCGCCTAA
- a CDS encoding TonB-dependent receptor plug domain-containing protein has protein sequence MRNFERNRGLMGRKVRIGMAMTALALVQAAPALAQETAAPADSSEAALSEQIIVTGSRVARDGFEAPTPLVVLTQQDIQNTSPTNNIADFVNQLPQLAGSTRPANSRLNISNGSAGINALNMRNLGESRVLILVDGRRSVGSTIFGWVDINTIPQALVDRVEVVTGGASSAYGSDAVTGVVNFVLNKKMEGLRITGDIGVTDKGDGFNYSGSIAGGMSFADGRGHAIFNAEIAHQDGIYEIDPNDRPWNHRGYLAFANPAYVAGNGQPAFITFRENAGQTNQAPGGFITGSVGTTNNTLRGRYFGVNGQVNQFNYGSFNSPVLGGSAAVTRTVGGDWRLNDSGRRIGLNPKDDRWGAYGRLSYEVADGVEIFAEGSYNRQEVFFNAGPNLGSATLDTRGCTTVPVAITCNAFALQTLGAAALTGVDNFSITTTAADLPFRGINNKRQVQRYVIGAEGEFDAFGKPARWDVYGQYGRSDLREQLRNIMHVARMAAATNAAFAPAGNTGGYAVGSIQCLINVDASTTNNDPNCVPLNRLGLGVADPAAIDYVLGDPYRKQVLEQYVTGANLSLTPFATWAGDVSIAVGAEYREEKIRGTVPEEFQPIINPNGTTSNRWSVGNYLPFKGSYNVKEAYLETVVPLGLGLEFNGAVRATDYSNSGYVTTWKLGATWAPIEDIRFRVTRSRDIRAPNLNELFQAGTANSDSVRNPAFTADLANGPQFFPYSGLTTGNPNLKPEKADSWNIGAVVTPRFLPGFSASVDYFRIDLEGAIDSLSAQETVNRCYEGRQEYCDAITDDPIRSTPAIPYKLIRTQPFNFVSKLVRGIDFDAAYRLPVGGESAITLKGTATRYIDNISDTGIAGVTPVNTVGAVGTQGSTPKWIFRTSVNFETPTFSGTVVGRGVSSGKYLANAIECTTGCPTSSSQFPTYDNNHVKGTFYVDLNLTQKVGVRSGSEAELFFNVTNLFDADPLLLPETGLAAASTYSDLLGRSFRIGVRFKTK, from the coding sequence ATGCGTAATTTTGAACGAAATCGTGGGCTGATGGGGCGCAAGGTCCGGATCGGCATGGCGATGACCGCCCTGGCTCTGGTGCAGGCCGCACCGGCGCTGGCACAGGAAACTGCAGCCCCCGCCGACAGCAGCGAAGCCGCGCTCAGCGAACAGATCATCGTCACCGGCTCGCGCGTCGCGCGCGACGGCTTTGAGGCCCCGACCCCGCTGGTCGTGCTGACGCAGCAGGACATCCAGAACACATCGCCGACAAACAATATCGCCGACTTCGTCAACCAGCTGCCCCAGCTCGCCGGTTCGACGCGGCCCGCCAACTCGCGCCTGAACATTTCGAACGGTTCGGCGGGTATCAACGCGCTCAACATGCGCAACCTCGGCGAAAGCCGCGTGCTGATCCTCGTCGATGGCCGCCGTTCGGTCGGTTCGACGATCTTTGGCTGGGTCGACATCAACACGATCCCGCAGGCGCTGGTCGACCGGGTCGAGGTCGTCACGGGCGGCGCATCCTCGGCCTATGGTTCTGACGCGGTCACCGGCGTCGTCAACTTCGTCCTCAACAAGAAGATGGAGGGGCTGCGCATCACCGGCGACATCGGAGTCACCGACAAGGGCGACGGCTTCAACTATTCGGGCAGCATCGCGGGCGGCATGTCGTTCGCCGACGGGCGCGGCCATGCCATCTTCAACGCCGAGATCGCGCATCAGGACGGCATCTACGAAATCGATCCGAACGACCGGCCGTGGAATCACCGTGGCTATCTGGCCTTTGCCAACCCGGCCTATGTCGCGGGGAACGGCCAGCCGGCCTTTATCACTTTCCGCGAGAATGCCGGCCAGACGAACCAGGCGCCGGGCGGCTTTATCACGGGGTCGGTCGGCACCACCAACAATACGCTCCGCGGCCGCTATTTCGGCGTGAACGGCCAGGTCAACCAGTTCAACTATGGTTCGTTCAACTCGCCGGTGCTGGGCGGAAGCGCCGCAGTGACGCGCACGGTCGGCGGCGATTGGCGGCTCAACGATTCGGGCCGCCGCATCGGGCTCAACCCCAAGGACGACCGCTGGGGCGCCTATGGCCGCCTGAGCTACGAAGTCGCCGACGGCGTCGAAATCTTTGCCGAAGGTTCGTACAACCGTCAGGAAGTCTTCTTCAACGCCGGCCCCAATCTGGGCTCGGCCACGCTCGATACGCGCGGCTGCACGACCGTCCCGGTTGCCATCACCTGCAATGCCTTCGCGCTGCAGACGCTGGGTGCGGCGGCGCTCACGGGGGTCGACAATTTCAGCATCACGACCACGGCGGCGGACCTGCCGTTCCGCGGCATCAACAACAAGCGCCAGGTCCAGCGCTATGTCATCGGCGCCGAGGGCGAGTTCGATGCGTTCGGCAAGCCGGCGCGCTGGGACGTCTATGGCCAATATGGCCGGTCCGACCTGCGCGAACAGCTCCGCAACATCATGCATGTCGCGCGCATGGCCGCGGCCACCAACGCGGCATTTGCGCCGGCCGGCAATACGGGCGGCTATGCGGTCGGTTCGATCCAGTGCCTGATCAACGTCGACGCCAGCACCACGAACAACGACCCGAACTGCGTACCGCTCAATCGCCTCGGCCTTGGCGTCGCGGATCCGGCAGCGATCGATTATGTGCTTGGCGATCCCTATCGCAAGCAGGTGCTGGAGCAATATGTCACCGGCGCCAACCTGTCGCTGACGCCCTTCGCCACTTGGGCGGGCGACGTCAGCATCGCGGTCGGCGCCGAATATCGCGAGGAGAAGATCCGCGGCACCGTGCCCGAGGAATTCCAGCCGATCATCAATCCCAACGGCACGACGTCCAACCGCTGGTCGGTCGGCAACTACCTGCCGTTCAAAGGCAGCTATAATGTGAAGGAAGCCTATCTCGAAACCGTGGTTCCGCTGGGCCTTGGCCTCGAGTTCAACGGCGCCGTGCGCGCCACCGACTATTCGAACTCAGGCTATGTCACCACCTGGAAGCTGGGGGCGACCTGGGCACCGATCGAGGATATCCGGTTCCGCGTGACGCGGTCCCGCGACATTCGCGCGCCGAACCTCAACGAACTGTTCCAGGCAGGCACCGCGAACAGCGATTCGGTACGCAACCCCGCCTTCACGGCAGACTTGGCAAATGGTCCGCAATTCTTTCCCTATTCGGGCCTGACGACGGGCAACCCGAATCTGAAGCCCGAAAAGGCAGATTCGTGGAACATCGGCGCGGTGGTGACGCCGCGCTTCCTGCCGGGCTTTTCGGCATCGGTCGATTATTTCCGTATCGACCTCGAAGGCGCGATCGATTCGCTCAGCGCGCAGGAGACGGTCAATCGCTGTTACGAGGGACGGCAGGAATATTGCGACGCGATCACCGACGATCCGATCCGTTCGACGCCGGCCATTCCGTATAAGCTGATCCGGACCCAGCCGTTCAACTTCGTCAGCAAGCTGGTCCGCGGCATCGACTTCGACGCCGCCTATCGCCTGCCGGTCGGCGGCGAAAGCGCCATCACGCTGAAGGGTACGGCGACGCGCTACATCGACAATATCTCCGACACCGGCATCGCCGGGGTCACGCCGGTCAACACGGTCGGCGCGGTCGGCACCCAGGGCAGCACGCCGAAATGGATTTTCCGCACTAGCGTCAATTTCGAAACGCCGACCTTCTCGGGCACCGTCGTTGGCCGCGGCGTCAGCTCGGGCAAATATCTGGCAAATGCGATCGAATGCACGACCGGGTGCCCAACCTCGAGCAGCCAGTTCCCGACCTATGACAACAACCACGTCAAGGGGACGTTCTACGTCGACCTCAACCTGACGCAGAAGGTCGGCGTCCGGAGCGGATCGGAGGCGGAGCTCTTCTTCAACGTCACCAATCTGTTCGACGCCGATCCGTTGCTGCTGCCCGAAACGGGTCTGGCCGCGGCGAGCACCTATTCGGACCTGCTCGGCCGGTCGTTCCGCATCGGCGTTCGCTTCAAGACGAAGTGA
- a CDS encoding branched-chain amino acid aminotransferase, with protein MSAPAFTHLPHPNLIADDVRAAAIADPAFGRVFTDHMVSIRYSDDKGWHDAQVMPRGPLSLDPATAVLHYAQEIFEGLKAYRLDDGSMALFRVEANAARFNASARRMAMAELPEELFIAAVKEAVAADAGWFPPVDGGALYLRPFMFASEVFLGVKPASEYQFLVITSPVGNYFKSGAPAISLWVSEDYTRAAPGGTGAAKCGGNYASSLVAQREAIAKGHDQVVFLDAAEHRWIEELGGMNMFFVFDDGSIVTPPLTGTILPGITRDAIITLARDAGLTVREEPYAIDQWQADAESGKLTESFACGTAAVVTPVGKVTRGDASFTIGAGGPGQVTEMLKGKLVDIQRGRAEDRYGWVTRL; from the coding sequence ATGTCCGCTCCCGCCTTCACCCATCTGCCGCACCCCAATCTGATCGCGGACGATGTACGGGCGGCAGCGATCGCCGACCCTGCGTTCGGGCGCGTCTTTACCGATCATATGGTCTCGATCCGCTATTCGGACGACAAGGGCTGGCACGATGCGCAGGTGATGCCGCGCGGGCCGCTGTCGCTCGATCCCGCGACCGCGGTGCTCCATTATGCGCAGGAAATCTTCGAGGGGCTGAAAGCCTATCGACTCGACGACGGCTCGATGGCGCTGTTCCGCGTCGAAGCCAATGCCGCGCGTTTCAACGCCAGCGCGCGCCGCATGGCGATGGCCGAACTGCCCGAGGAACTGTTCATCGCGGCGGTCAAGGAAGCGGTCGCTGCCGACGCCGGCTGGTTCCCGCCGGTCGACGGCGGCGCGCTGTACCTGCGCCCCTTCATGTTCGCGAGCGAGGTGTTCCTCGGCGTCAAGCCGGCGTCCGAATATCAGTTCCTCGTCATCACTTCGCCCGTCGGCAATTATTTCAAGTCGGGTGCGCCCGCGATTTCGCTCTGGGTGTCGGAGGATTATACCCGCGCGGCTCCCGGCGGCACCGGCGCCGCCAAGTGCGGCGGCAATTATGCCTCCAGCCTCGTCGCGCAGCGCGAGGCGATCGCGAAGGGGCACGATCAGGTCGTCTTCCTCGACGCCGCCGAGCATCGCTGGATCGAGGAACTGGGCGGCATGAACATGTTCTTCGTCTTCGACGATGGCAGCATCGTGACCCCGCCGTTGACCGGCACGATCCTGCCGGGCATCACGCGCGACGCGATCATCACGCTGGCGCGCGACGCTGGCCTGACGGTGCGTGAGGAGCCTTATGCGATCGACCAGTGGCAGGCCGATGCGGAGAGCGGCAAGCTCACCGAAAGCTTTGCCTGCGGGACCGCTGCGGTGGTGACGCCCGTCGGCAAGGTGACGCGGGGCGATGCCAGCTTCACGATCGGCGCGGGCGGCCCGGGGCAGGTGACCGAGATGCTCAAGGGCAAGCTCGTCGACATCCAGCGCGGCCGCGCCGAAGATCGCTACGGCTGGGTCACCCGGCTCTGA
- a CDS encoding MarR family winged helix-turn-helix transcriptional regulator, producing MPDENFLSQVPAASALFLREEEVRRGIEFLFFAHASLWRAIDARLAEKELGRAHYRALYFIARQPGLTISDLLALLGITKQSLGRVVKELEARDYLTTRPGNRDRRAKELRLTDAGRAAESAIFTTLRDTMSRAYTHAGQQAVTGFWQVSEALVPPRERRRIAALGKEG from the coding sequence ATGCCGGATGAGAATTTTCTTTCACAAGTACCCGCCGCCTCTGCTCTTTTCTTGCGCGAAGAGGAGGTACGCCGCGGTATCGAATTCCTCTTTTTCGCCCATGCCTCGCTATGGCGCGCAATCGATGCGCGGCTCGCCGAAAAAGAGCTCGGCCGCGCGCATTACCGCGCGCTCTATTTCATCGCGCGGCAGCCGGGATTGACGATTTCGGACCTGCTCGCCTTGCTCGGCATCACCAAACAGTCGCTGGGCCGCGTGGTGAAGGAGCTGGAGGCGCGCGACTATCTGACCACCCGACCGGGCAACCGCGACCGGCGAGCCAAGGAGCTACGCCTGACCGACGCTGGCCGCGCGGCCGAGAGCGCAATTTTCACGACGCTGCGCGACACGATGAGCCGCGCCTATACCCATGCCGGACAACAGGCGGTGACGGGATTCTGGCAGGTCAGCGAGGCGCTTGTGCCCCCGCGCGAGCGCCGCCGGATCGCCGCGCTCGGCAAGGAGGGCTAG
- the proC gene encoding pyrroline-5-carboxylate reductase, with product MTKALRNFSGRLLLVGCGNMAGAMLDRWLAAGLDPALVAIVDPFATPRAGIVQHAALDEWQAAGGSADWIMLGMKPQQLGDVAEILAPLATGQVHLLSILAGVSLADLAARFPDAGAQVRILPNLAARIGAGVSAVATSGDADDKAINALLDPLGKTVTLADDSTMDLVTAFTGSGPAFVFRLIESYAAAGERLGLSAEDSLALATATFGGATALLADSGEKPGVLIAQVASKGGTTQAGLDVLDSEGQLAALLTNVLRAARDRGRELADIARGES from the coding sequence ATGACCAAAGCATTGCGGAATTTCTCCGGCCGGCTCCTGCTGGTTGGCTGTGGCAATATGGCGGGCGCAATGCTCGATCGCTGGCTGGCGGCGGGGCTCGACCCGGCGCTGGTCGCGATCGTCGATCCTTTCGCGACGCCGCGCGCCGGTATCGTCCAGCACGCGGCGCTGGACGAATGGCAAGCCGCAGGCGGCAGCGCCGACTGGATCATGCTCGGCATGAAGCCGCAGCAGCTGGGCGACGTGGCCGAGATACTCGCGCCGCTCGCAACGGGGCAGGTCCATCTTCTGTCGATCCTCGCGGGCGTGTCGCTCGCCGATCTCGCCGCCCGCTTCCCCGACGCCGGAGCGCAGGTCCGCATTCTGCCCAATCTCGCCGCGCGCATCGGTGCGGGCGTGTCGGCGGTCGCTACATCGGGCGATGCCGATGACAAGGCGATCAATGCGCTGCTCGATCCGCTCGGCAAAACGGTGACGCTCGCCGATGATTCGACAATGGATCTCGTGACGGCCTTTACCGGCAGCGGTCCGGCCTTTGTTTTTCGCCTGATCGAATCCTACGCCGCGGCGGGCGAACGCCTTGGTCTCTCGGCCGAGGATTCGCTGGCGCTCGCGACCGCGACCTTCGGCGGCGCGACCGCACTGCTCGCCGATAGCGGCGAAAAGCCGGGCGTGCTGATCGCGCAGGTCGCGAGCAAGGGCGGTACGACTCAGGCCGGGCTCGACGTGCTCGACAGTGAAGGCCAGCTCGCCGCGCTCCTTACCAACGTCCTGCGCGCAGCACGCGACCGCGGGCGCGAACTCGCCGATATCGCGCGGGGCGAAAGCTGA